The Thermoflexus sp. genome segment GGATCGAACCGAATCCCCCCTGCTCTCCCCGATGCCAGCGGGGATGTTGCCAGGGGAAAATGTGATCTTCGGGATGGGGCATCAGCCCCAGGACATTGCCGGCTGGATTGCAGATGCCAGCGATGTTCCGCTGGGATCCATTCGGGTTGAACGGATAGCCGGCAGGGCGGCCGGATGGATCCACATACGTCAGCGCGATCAGCCCTCGATCCTCCAGGGCCTGCAGCGCTGTCTCGTCTCGCGCCATGAACCGTCCCTCCCCATGGGCGACGGGACAATACAGCAAGTCCTCGATCCCCTCGGTGAACAGGCATGGGCTTCGCGGGTTGGCGCGCAAGTAAACCCACCGACATTCGAAACGACCGGAGGCGTTTGGAGCGAGCGTGAACATCCGCTGGCCATCCGCCCCCAGGAACTCCGGTCCAGGGAGCCAACCGGCCTTGACCAGGGCCTGGAACCCGTTGCAGATCCCCAGCACGGGCCGCCCGCTTTCAATGAACCGCTCCAGCTTCTCCCCAAGGCCCTCCATCAATTCCAGCGCCCATAGCGTCCCCGCTCCCAGATCATCCCCATAGGAGAACCCCCCAGGCAGCACCAGCATGGCGTAATCCAGCAGATCGCGTTCCCCCCGCAGCAAACTGGACATGGGAACGATCTCCGGCTCTCCCCCAGCTTGCATGCAGGCCCACGCCGCCTCCCGATCCCGATTGGTGCCAGGAGCCTGGAGGATCAGCACGCGGGGGCGTCGGAGGCGGGGGAGCGAAAGCAGGGGTCGGGACGAGGACTGCAGGGAAGGATCCGTGATCCCAGGCGCTGGGGTTCCGCGCCAGGCCCGCTCCAGCTCTTCCACCGAGAGCCGGATGCTCTCCTGGCCATCCCGGCCCACCACCCGGAGAAGGCCATCGGCGGTCACCTGACCGATGCGCGCGAAGGGATGCCCCTCCAGCATGGCCTCGAAAGCGGGCGCATCCTCCGGGCGCACCTCGGCGAGAAACCGGCAAAGGGATTCCGAGAACAGCAGGACATCATCCTCGATATCCGCTTCCGGGCAGGGGACCTTGCGCAGGTCGACTTCCGCGCCCAGCCGGCCGGCAAGACACATCTCCGCGAGGGCAACCCCCAGACCTCCCTCCGAGAGATCGTGGCATGCCTGAACGCATCCGGAGGCGATGGCCCGGTGGAGGGCGCGCAGCCGGTCGAGCGCTCCAGGAACCGATTGGGGCACCCGCTCCGCGCCCGGACGCGCTCCACGCAGGATTTGCAGATAATGGCTGCCTCCCAGCTCCGCCCGTGTCTCCCCGACCACGTAGATCCAGGATCCCGGCGTCTTCAGATCCACGGTGACGGTACGGGAGATGTCTGGCACGATCCCCAGGCCGGTGATCAGCAACGTGCCCGGGACGGAATGCCGCTTCCCTTCCGGATCCACATAAAAGTTATTCAGGCTGTCCTTACCGGAGATAAACGGCGCGCGGTAGGCGAGGGCGGCATCCCGGCATCCCTGAGCACAGCGCACCAGAGCCCCGAGCTGCTCCGGATCTGCGGGATCCCCCCAGCAGAAGTTGTCCAGCAGGGCCACCCGATCTGGATCCACGCCGACCGCCACCAGATTCCGGAAGGCTTCATCCACCGCAGCCCACGCCATCCAGTAAGGATCCCATTCGCCATACAGCGGGGCCAGGCCCACGCTCACGGCCACCCCGGGTCGGGGGGTGGCACCCTCCCCACACTCCAGAGGCGCCAGAACCGGTGCATCCCCTGGCCCATGGGAAGCCACGCCCACCAGGGGCTTGACAACCGTAGCGCCCTGCACCTCGTGATCATAGCGGCGAAGGATCTCTTCGCGGCTCCGGATGTTGGGATGGGCCAGCAGCGCGAGCAGGATCTCCTCCAGGTCCTCCGGGGGCGCGATGGGGATGAGCGCCGGCGGGGCGGGAGGGGACCAGCGGGCCTCCAGGATCCGTTGCGGACGTCCGTTGTAGAGGAAATTCAGATCGAGGTCACCGATAATCTGACCACGGTACCGCAAGCGCAGCTTCCCCGTGTCCTCGAAGACGCCGATGACCGCTGCCTCCACACCATGTTGATCGCAGAGCTCCTCAAAGCGCGGCTGGCACGCCGGCGGGATCGCCAGCACCATGCGCTCCTGGGATTCGCTCAACCAGATCTCCCAGGGCTGCAGACGGACATCCCGCAGGGGCACACGGTCCAGGTCGACACAGGCACCCAACCCGCGCGCCATCTCCCCGACGGCGGAGGAAAGCCCGCCGGCTCCGCAATCCCACACCGCGTGATAGAGGCCCTCCTCGCGAGCCTGGAGGATGACCTCCAGGATCTGCTTTTCCAGAATCGGATGGGGGATCTGAACGGCCCCACGGGCAGAGGAGGGCGCCTCGGGATCCAGGCCTGCGCTGGAGAAGGTGGCTCCTCCTAAGCCATCGCGCCCCGTCCGGTTGCCGATCACCACAATGAGGTCCCCGGGCTGAGGCGCGGCAGCAACCGTTCGATGGGGAAGCAGCCCGAGGCAGCCACAGAACACCAGAGGGGTCGCCGCATATCCCGGATGATAAAATACGGCCCCACAAACCGTGGGGATCCCCATCTTGTTCCCATAGTCTTCAATACCCCGGATGACCCCCTCTGCGATCCGCTGGGGATGCAGGGTCCCTGGCGGCAGCGACGCAGCGGGCAGATCCGAAGGGCCGAAGCCCAGGACATCCAGCAGCGCAATCGGGCGCGCCCCCACAGCCAGGATGTCCCGGATCACCCCACCTATTCCGGTGCTGGCTCCCCCGAAGGGCTCCACGGCGGAGGGATGATTATGCGTTTCCACCTTGATGGCCAGATCCCAGCGTTCATCCAGCGCGATGATCCCGGCATGATCCACAAGAGCCGAGCGGAGCCATGGCCGGGCTACCTGCTCGGTCACGGACCGAATATATGTGCCCAGCAAGCCGTCGATCTCCACCGTCTGCGAGGGAGCGTCCGGCGGGGCGCCCGGGGGTGGGCCGGTGTAGCGCACGCGCGCCTTAAAGGTTTTATGTGCGCAGTGCTCGCTCCACGTCTGCGCGATGGTCTCCAGCTCA includes the following:
- the purL gene encoding phosphoribosylformylglycinamidine synthase subunit PurL; this translates as MDQEVSSAEGVFLPPPDPVRRLFRVEIRNRSPEDPEGSRLVQAARAQGIQRLRACRRDRVCFLQGRLSLPEVERLARLLLADPILETFQVLLLDERLWPPDFLTEGGEIHRIEVTLLPGLRDPAVENLIRAAHRLGFRGLENAAWGWIFNLRGDLEESDLRRLATDHCSNPLIHRHAIDRWVDPPFEPSAPSPALVEIIPICDADEEALRALSARRRLALSEEELWAIREYFRLQGRDPTDVELETIAQTWSEHCAHKTFKARVRYTGPPPGAPPDAPSQTVEIDGLLGTYIRSVTEQVARPWLRSALVDHAGIIALDERWDLAIKVETHNHPSAVEPFGGASTGIGGVIRDILAVGARPIALLDVLGFGPSDLPAASLPPGTLHPQRIAEGVIRGIEDYGNKMGIPTVCGAVFYHPGYAATPLVFCGCLGLLPHRTVAAAPQPGDLIVVIGNRTGRDGLGGATFSSAGLDPEAPSSARGAVQIPHPILEKQILEVILQAREEGLYHAVWDCGAGGLSSAVGEMARGLGACVDLDRVPLRDVRLQPWEIWLSESQERMVLAIPPACQPRFEELCDQHGVEAAVIGVFEDTGKLRLRYRGQIIGDLDLNFLYNGRPQRILEARWSPPAPPALIPIAPPEDLEEILLALLAHPNIRSREEILRRYDHEVQGATVVKPLVGVASHGPGDAPVLAPLECGEGATPRPGVAVSVGLAPLYGEWDPYWMAWAAVDEAFRNLVAVGVDPDRVALLDNFCWGDPADPEQLGALVRCAQGCRDAALAYRAPFISGKDSLNNFYVDPEGKRHSVPGTLLITGLGIVPDISRTVTVDLKTPGSWIYVVGETRAELGGSHYLQILRGARPGAERVPQSVPGALDRLRALHRAIASGCVQACHDLSEGGLGVALAEMCLAGRLGAEVDLRKVPCPEADIEDDVLLFSESLCRFLAEVRPEDAPAFEAMLEGHPFARIGQVTADGLLRVVGRDGQESIRLSVEELERAWRGTPAPGITDPSLQSSSRPLLSLPRLRRPRVLILQAPGTNRDREAAWACMQAGGEPEIVPMSSLLRGERDLLDYAMLVLPGGFSYGDDLGAGTLWALELMEGLGEKLERFIESGRPVLGICNGFQALVKAGWLPGPEFLGADGQRMFTLAPNASGRFECRWVYLRANPRSPCLFTEGIEDLLYCPVAHGEGRFMARDETALQALEDRGLIALTYVDPSGRPAGYPFNPNGSQRNIAGICNPAGNVLGLMPHPEDHIFPWQHPRWHRGEQGGFGSILFWNALRRC